The following is a genomic window from Crossiella equi.
GAGACCCCTGCGCGCGATCGCCTCGCGCAGGGCGGCGGCGAATGGCTCGTGCGCGGCCTCCACACCCGAAGGCTAGGCCGTCAGAAGCGCGGGAACCAGTCGTCGTCGAAGTGGACCAGCACCAGGCTCTGGTCGTCGTGGCGCTTCGGGCGCGGCCACTTGCGGCCGTCCGGATCGGACTCCTCGGCCTTGCGCACCGCGTCCAGCACGGTGTGCAGCCCGTCCTGCACGGCCTGGTCGTACAGCGCGGTCCAGTCGGCGAACACGCCGTAGTCCTCAACCCCGCAGGAGACCCCGTCGCTGGCCATCACCACGGCCTGCACCTGGTCGCGCATCCAGGTGGCGCGCATCGCCTGCTTGGCCGCGTCCGGGTCGGCCTCGGCCACCCAGAACCCGCCCTGCCGGTTGCGGTACGCGCCGACCTCGCCCGCCGAGGCCCGCAACGCCTCGGTGTGCGTGCTGGTGAAGCCCTCGCCGTCCCGCAGCTGCTCGCGGTAGCCGGTGCGCCGGGGCACCGACAGGTTGGCCAGGCGGTTGTCGGAGAGCACGTGCACATCGCCCACGGTGAAGGCGACCACCGGGCTGTCCGCCAGCACCAGGGCGTCCACGCGCTCGGCGTCCCAGCGCACCACGGCGACCGTGCTGGACGGCGCCTTGCCCGGCTCCAGGTCGTGGTCGGCGGCCACCTGGCTGATGCAGGAGGCGAGCAGCTCGGCCAGGTCGATGTCCGGCTGCGCGGTCAGCTGTCGGCGCAGCCGGTCGCCGAGCCGTTCGGCGTACCAGCCGCCGGTGTGGCGGCTGGGTTCCAGCTGGGTGGCCCCGTCCAGCAGCACCACCGCGTTGGGCAGCACCACGATGCGGTCCTCGCTCTCGGCGAACCCGCCGGTCAGCTGGACGCCTGGCCGTTCCGCCATCTCGATCGCAGGCACCACCGGGACACTAGTGCGAAAGCGGCGAAAAGCCTGCTACTGAGCCGTTTTCCACTCGCAGGGAGTACGCAGCGCCACGAACGGCACAAAGAACTGAGCCAACGGGCCGATCGTGATCGCGTAGAGCAGCGTGCCGAGGCCGACCGTGCCGCCGAGCAGGAACCCGATCGCCAGCACCGCCAGCTCGATCCCGGTGCGCACCAACCGCAGCGACCAGCCGGTGCGCGCGGCGATCCCGGTCATCAGGCCGTCGCGCGGGCCCGGGCCGAGGCGGGCACCGATGTAGGCCGCGGTGGCCAAGCCGTTCAACACCACGCCGGAGACCAGGAAGACCACCTGGAGCCACAGCGCCGAGGGCACGGGCAGCAGCCACAGCGCGCCGTCCACCGCGAACGCGATCACCGCCACGTTGGCCACCGTGCCCAGGCCAAGGCGCTGCCGCAGCGGTAACCAGGCGAGCAGCACCAGCACGCCGGTGATCGCCGTGACAGTGCCGAAGCTGACCGGGATGTGCCTGGTCAGGCCTTCGTGCAGCACGTCCCACGGGTCCAGGCCGAGGCCCGCGCGCACGAGCAGCGCCATGCTCGCGCCGTACAGCAGCAGACCGCCGAACAGCTGGGAGAACCGCCGGACCGGGCGCAGCGAGACCGGCAGCGGGTGCAGGGGGATCGTCGGGGAGGCCATGTGGTCATCGTGAGCGGGGATTGGCCTTCAGTTCGAGGGCCAATGCTGAGAAAGTGGCCCACATGAGTCCGGAACCGCCGCCAGGTGGCCGTATCTCGGCGGGCCGGTTGGCCGACCTGCTCGGCTGCTGGCGCAACGGCGAGCACCGCGCCCAGTCCGCCGACCTGGCTGCCGCCCTGCGCCTGCTCGTACTGGAGGGCCGCCTGCCCGCCGGGACCCGGCTGCCCGCCGAACGCGAGCTGGCCCAGGCGCTGCGCCTGAGCCGCACCACGGTCACCGCCATGCTGGACCGGCTGCGCGAGCAGGAGGTGGTGGCCAGTCGCCGGGGCGCGGGCTCCTGGGTCACGCTGCCCGGCACGCCCCGCGCACCCCAGCCGTGGACCGACGGCAGCGCGATCAACATGGCCCAGGCCAGCCCGGTCGCGCCGCCCGAGGTGCTCGCCGCGGCCGCCACCGTGCCCGGCCGCCTGGCCGAGTTCCTCACCGGACCCGGCTACACCACGCTCGGCATGCTGGAGCTGCGGGAGCGGATCGCGGAGCGGTTCACCCGGCGCGGCCTGCCCACCAGCCCGGACCAGGTCATGGTCACCGGCGGCGCCCTGCACGGGCTGTCCCTGGCCCTGCGGCTGCTGGTCATGCCCGGCCAGCGCGTCCTGCTGGACAACCCGACCTACGCGAACGCGGTGGACGGCATCCGCGCCGTGCACGCCCAGCCGGTCCCGGTGGCGCTGGCCCCGGACGGCTGGGACC
Proteins encoded in this region:
- a CDS encoding protein phosphatase 2C domain-containing protein produces the protein MPAIEMAERPGVQLTGGFAESEDRIVVLPNAVVLLDGATQLEPSRHTGGWYAERLGDRLRRQLTAQPDIDLAELLASCISQVAADHDLEPGKAPSSTVAVVRWDAERVDALVLADSPVVAFTVGDVHVLSDNRLANLSVPRRTGYREQLRDGEGFTSTHTEALRASAGEVGAYRNRQGGFWVAEADPDAAKQAMRATWMRDQVQAVVMASDGVSCGVEDYGVFADWTALYDQAVQDGLHTVLDAVRKAEESDPDGRKWPRPKRHDDQSLVLVHFDDDWFPRF
- the yczE gene encoding membrane protein YczE; amino-acid sequence: MASPTIPLHPLPVSLRPVRRFSQLFGGLLLYGASMALLVRAGLGLDPWDVLHEGLTRHIPVSFGTVTAITGVLVLLAWLPLRQRLGLGTVANVAVIAFAVDGALWLLPVPSALWLQVVFLVSGVVLNGLATAAYIGARLGPGPRDGLMTGIAARTGWSLRLVRTGIELAVLAIGFLLGGTVGLGTLLYAITIGPLAQFFVPFVALRTPCEWKTAQ